A genomic region of Papaver somniferum cultivar HN1 chromosome 7, ASM357369v1, whole genome shotgun sequence contains the following coding sequences:
- the LOC113296419 gene encoding immune-associated nucleotide-binding protein 9-like, which yields MVYYGLKVARTEDLVSLAAFNLTNSQLQRRKKKEKKCFGKIVHLNHSRTLVFLGKTGNGKSATGNNIFYKEDFNSECSLDGVTTKCELQSTTSPDGHILNMIDTPGLFGFSPGPTETIEEISRCINFAKNGIHAILFFFRLRIVSRKKKKKKLNLKESTHLCKNRLVLFDNVTADRSKRTKQVLYK from the exons ATGGTTTATTATGGTTTGAAGGTGGCTAGAACTGAAGATCTCGTCAGTTTGGCTGCTTTTAATCTCACCAACAGCCaacttcaaagaagaaaaaagaaagaaaagaaatgttTTGGAAAAATTG TTCACCTTAACCATTCCCGAACCCTAGTTTTTCTTGGCAAAACCGGCAACGGAAAAAGTGCAACAGGGAACAACATCTTTTACAAAGAAGATTTCAATTCTGAGTGTAGTCTTGATGGTGTTACAACTAAGTGCGAGTTGCAGTCGACCACATCTCCAGATGGACACATTCTTAATATGATTGATACACCAGGGTTATTTGGATTTTCACCAGGGCCAACAGAGACGATTGAAGAGATCAGTAGATGTATTAATTTTGCTAAGAATGGAATCCAcgctattctttttttttttcgattaaGAATCGTTTctcgaaagaagaagaagaagaagct AAACCTTAAAGAATCGACCCATTTGTGCAAAAACCGATTGGTTCTTTTTGATAATGTGACTGCAGATAGGAGTAAGCGGACCAAACAAGTCCTATACAAATGA
- the LOC113296420 gene encoding T-complex protein 1 subunit theta-like: MVIDHRDKLFVTNDAATILNELEVQRPAAKLLVLAAKAQQEEIGDGDNLTTSFAGELLQKAEELIRIGLHPSEIISGYMKGTNKTVEILESLVEMGSETMDVRNTEEVASRMKAVVASKQFDQGNILCPLIADACIQVCPKNPTNFNVDNVRVAKLQGGGLRNSMVIQGLVLKSDASGSIKKVEKAKVMSTRFKPVPGDNCTYISLYSPFTPK, translated from the exons ATGGTAATTGATCATAGGGACAAGCTATTTGTCACAAATGATGCTGCCACAATCCTCAACGAGCTTGAGGTTCAGCGCCCTGCAGCCAAACTCCTAGTGTTAGCTGCTAAAGCGCAACAGGAGGAAATTGGAGATGGAGATAACCTCACTACATCATTTGCTGGAGAGCTTCTCCAGAAGGCAGAGGAGTTGATCAGAATTGGACTGCACCCGAGCGAAATCATCAGTGGATACATGAAAGGGACCAATAAG ACAGTTGAAATCTTGGAGAGCTTGGTGGAGATGGGTTCAGAGACAATGGATGTGCGGAACACAGAAGAAGTTGCTTCTCGAATGAAAGCTGTTGTTGCTAGCAAGCAATTTGATCAAGGAAATATATTGTGCCCTCTTATTGCTGAT GCGTGTATCCAGGTATGCCCCAAGAATCCGACAAACTTTAATGTGGATAATGTGCGTGTCGCAAAGCTTCAAGGAGGAGGCTTGCGCAATTCGATGGTTATCCAGGGCTTGGTCTTAAAAAGTGATGCGTCTGGGAGCATAAAAAAGGTGGAAAAGGCAAAG GTTATGTCTACGCGCTTTAAACCTGTACCGGGTGATAACTGCACTTATATCTCACTCTATTCTCCATTTACACCCAAGTGA
- the LOC113293673 gene encoding ABC transporter I family member 1-like, producing MFIRKPPLPRMLLNNGSCMRNAQLILRNINASVHDGGALVLTGANGAGKSTFLRMLACFSRPSAGEILWNGHDITKSGVFEQYKLQLNWLSLKDAVKEKFTVLDNVQWFEVLEGKSGKSKAALELMGLGRLINEKARMLSMGQRKRLQLARVVAIDRPIWLLDEPSVALDTEGVKLLEHIITEHRKKGGIVFVATHLPIQIDDAMILRLPERFPRRKTMVDLLD from the coding sequence ATGTTTATAAGGAAACCCCCACTTCCTCGGATGCTCCTAAACAACGGCTCTTGCATGAGAAATGCCCAATTAATTCTTCGCAACATCAACGCCTCAGTTCATGACGGAGGTGCGCTTGTGTTAACAGGAGCAAATGGTGCAGGGAAATCCACTTTTTTACGAATGTTAGCTTGTTTCTCACGACCATCAGCTGGAGAGATCCTGTGGAATGGGCATGACATCACGAAGTCAGGAGTTTTTGAGCAATACAAACTCCAACTCAACTGGTTATCCCTCAAAGATGCTGTCAAAGAGAAGTTCACTGTTCTGGATAACGTTCAATGGTTTGAAGTCCTTGAAGGAAAGTCTGGTAAATCAAAGGCAGCTTTGGAACTCATGGGTCTAGGCCGGCTTATTAATGAGAAGGCAAGGATGCTTTCCATGGGTCAAAGGAAAAGACTCCAGCTTGCTAGAGTAGTAGCAATTGACCGTCCAATTTGGTTGCTCGATGAGCCGTCAGTGGCATTGGATACTGAAGGTGTGAAATTGCTTGAGCACATTATTACTGAGCATCGAAAGAAAGGTGGGATCGTGTTCGTCGCAACTCATTTACCTATCCAGATAGATGATGCGATGATTTTGAGGTTGCCAGAGAGGTTCCCAAGAAGGAAAACCATGGTGGATTTGCTTGATTGA